TTACGAAAAGGGGGATATGGTTGGTTTTTGTTGAGACGTTTGGCGGATCAAGTTGTCTATGATCGCAGTGCGGATGGTCGAAATTGCTTGCTGATTGTCAAACATCGAGTCAAGCAACCCTGTCAACCTCAAGTCACCTCTTGACTCTCTGTTCCCACTCAAAGACTCGACACCTCAAAAATATTAAGTTAAGCTGGCGCAAGTTCTAATCTGCGCGGCTAGGGGCAAGATGGATTCATTGATTGCGATTACCTCTTGGGAGACTGCTTCGCATCATCGATTGACTCTGCGCCAACCTTAGCTTGATCACTCCCTATGCCATCTGCTTCTAAAGCTGCCCAAATTCATCTCTGGGTTCCCGATATTTTTGAGTTTAAGGGTGGAATCCAAGTTTATTCAGGCTTTTTGTTAGAGACAATTCAGGCACTTTATCCCAATCTTCATTACAACGTTTTTCTTAAGAACGATACCCGCTATCCCCGCGATCGCACCTTTTCTCCTCACACCAGGTTGCATTTCGCTGGGAAATATCCTGCGTCGGTGCGCACTCCTCTATTTGCCGCACAGTTGGTCGCCAGTGGCGTGTTGCAACGTCCAGACTTGGTGATCACGACTCACCTCAACTACCTGCCAGCAGCACATTTGCTGAAGCGGTTAACGGGCATTCCCTACTGGGCGATCGCTCATGGAGTAGAAGCCTGGAACATCCAGAAATCGTCTATGAAAGCGGCTCTACATGCAGCCGATCAGATTTTGTCGGTGAGCAACTACACGCGCGATCGCCTTTTAAAGGAGCAAAATCTTGACTCAGCAAAAGTAACACTGCAACCCAATACCTTTGATACCAGTCGCTTTGCTATCAAACCAAAACCCGCTCACCTGCTGGAACGCTATCACCTCAAGCCTGATCAACCCGTGATTCTGACAGTCAATCGGCTCTCCGCTAGCGAAACCTATCGTGGTTACGACAAGGTCTTGGAGGCAATGCCGCTGATTCGCCAGACATTACCGGATGTACGGTTCCTCATCGTTGGCAAAGGAGACGATCGCCCCCGGTTAGAGCAATCGATCGCCCAACAGCAACTTCAGGATTGTGTCACTCTCGCGGGATTTGTCCCCGATGAGGAACTGGGCGACTACTACAATCTCTGCGACATCTTTGCGATGCCCAGTAAACTGGAGGGATTTGGAATCGTCTATTTAGAGGCAATGGCGTGTGGCAAACCCGTATTGGGAGGAAATCAGGATGGCGCAATTGATGCACTGTGTCACGGTGAGTTGGGCGCACTGGTAGACCCGGATGACGCGAAGGCGATCGCTCAAACCATCACCCAAATTTTGCAGAAACAGTATCCCAATCCTTTAATGTATCAACCCGAAGCGTTGCGCCAAAAGATGATTGACGTCTATGGGCGCGATCGCTTTAAGCAACGACTGGCAGACCATTTAGAAAAGTTTTTTCAAAGACCGTAGGCTTTTCTCGGAGCTTCTACCATTCCCCAGTAAAACGTTGAATCAGTAAAACGTTGAAGAGCAGGCAGTTACAGGAGTAATGGACCTAGAGCTTAATCATGATCAGAACGGCTTTAATTACAGGGATTACGGGACAAGATGGATATTATTTGAGTCGTTTGCTATTGGAGAAGGGATATCGCGTTATTGGCTTAGTTGCTCCTCAACGCCGAAATAATATCGTCAAGCTGGGTAACTTGATTGAGCAGATCGAAATTTATCCAGTTGCGTTAACCGATGCAGTAGCCCTGTTAGAGGTGGTAGAGCAGTTCCGCCCTGACGAAATCTATAACCTGGCGGCTCCCAGTTTCGTACCTGACTCGTGGAATGACCCCCTTGGCACCCTCGACTTGATTACGGGCAGTGCGACCCGTCTGCTGGCGGCCATTCACCAGTTGGGGCTGACAACTCGCGTGTTTGAAGCGAGTAGCTCTGAAATGTTTGGGCAGGTCGATCACGCTCCGCAGGATGAAAACACCCCTTTTCGTCCGATGAATCCCTACGCCGCTGCCAAACTCCACGCCCACTGGATGATGGTGCATCATCGGCAACGGTATGGCTTATTTGCTTGCAGTGGCATTTTATATAACCATGAATCACCCTTACGCCTCCCCAACTTTGTCACTCGTAAGGTGTCCCTCGCCGCGGCGTCGATTAAGCTAGGGTTGAGCGATCGCCTGGAAATGGGCAACCTCCAGGCAAAACGCGATTGGGGGTACGCTGGCGATTATGTAGAAGCCATATGGCGGATGTTGCAGACCAATACACCAGAGGATTACGTTATTGGCACAGGTCAATTGCACAGCGTCCAGAATTTAGTTGAAACTGCATTTGGCTGTTTAGATCTAGACTGGACTCGATATGTCTCAATTGACTCAAAATTCATCCGTTCAGACGAGCACTTTCAATTGGTTGCTAATCCAGCCAAAGCAAAGCGTGATTTAGGGTGGCAGCCTCAAATGACCTTTGCTAAGTTGATTGAAGAAATGGTGTTAACCGATTTAGACCGTTTGAGATCAGGACTCATCGCCCCCGCTGTTCCTCAGCAACCCTAATGTCACATTCTGAAAGCCATCCCTCTACTCAGTCGCGCTACGTCTTTGTATTTCTAGAAATTTTTAGTAGTGAAGGCGGCATCCAGTCCTATGTCAAGGATGTGTTGCAGGGATATACCGCCCTGAAGCATCAACCCCCAGTTGATGTTTTTTTGCTGCGAGATAGCCAGGATTGCGACAACCCGTTTGAGTCATCACCCATCTTTCAATTTCATTACCTCAGGGGAAAGTCAGCCAAGCTAGATCGAATTCGGTTGGCGATCGCCCTGTTCCTACACTTGCTCAAACATCGTCCCCAGCAGGTCTTCTGTGGTCACGTCAAGCTTGCCCCTCTGGTGCAAATGCTGTGTCAACCATCGGGGATTCCCTACACCGTCTTCACCTATGGCAAAGAAGTATGGGCACCACTCCCATCAGCCACTCGTCGTGCTCTACAACAGGCAAAGGCCATTTGGACTATTAGCCGCTATAGTCGCGACCAAGCCTGCGTAGCAAACCAGCTTGACCCGCAATTATTTCGTGTCATGCCTTGCATGGTGGATGGCGATCGCTTTACCCCTGGGACAAAGTCTGAGGGCTGGATTGCGAAATATGGGTTGGCTGGGGCGACCGTTCTCATGACGGTGGCTCGGTTGTGGTCAGGAGATGCTTACAAAGGGGTCGATGTCACCATTCAAGCTCTTCCTGCGATCGCCCAAGTCTTTCCAAAGGTGAAATATCTGATCATCGGTCGAGGCGACGATCAACCACGATTGGCAAAACTGGCAGCGGATCTGGGTGTGAGCGATCGCGTCGTATTTGCGGGTTTTGTGGCAACCGATGATTTAGTTGAGCACTACCGTCTGGCAGATGTTTACGTTATGCCTTCTCAGGAGGGATTTGGTATCGTTTATTTGGAGGCGATGGCGTGTGGCAAGCCTGTCCTGGCAGGAGATGCCGACGGATCAGCCGAACCCCTACAGGATGGGAAATTAGGCTGGCGTGTGCCCCGTCGTGACCCCGATGCAGTAGCTCAGGCATGTATTGAAATCTTGCAGGAATTAAGCACTGCTGCTGTTGCCGATCCTTCTGACCAGACAAACCCCTGCCGAAGTAATGGCATCTGGCTACGTCAACAAGCCATAGCATCCTTTGGTCGAGATGCCTTTATGAACCAGTTGAAACAGCTATTTATGTCTTAGGATTGTTAGTGTTTATACCAGGTCAGCACAGAAGCCGATCTAATTGGTATGATCCCAGTAATGGATGGTCCTTAAGACTTTGCTTCCTTGAACCGTGTAGGAGATTGCTATGAACCAAAACAGTTACAGAAACTGGCAATTGAACCTGTCAGGTTTAAGCTTTTGGCTCACTCTAATGGCGATCGCATGGCTCCTCGGTTCGATCGGCTTAGGATGGCTGGTCAAGTCCTTTTTTATTGTGATTGGTTTCATCATCATTGCGCCGATTCTCGGCTTCTTAGGCTTTCGCTGGTGGCTTAAGCGCAACCTGGTTGAACAACCCTGTCCCGTTTGCCACTTTGAGTTGGCAGGCATCAACGGCACTCAGCTTCGCTGCCCCAATTGCAGCGAACCGCTCAAAGTCGAAAAAGGACACCTCCACCGCCTCACTCCACCTGGTACTGTGGATGTTGAAGCGGTAGAAGTGTCAGCCCAACAAATTGAGGACTAGTTACCTTGCGTGATACGCAACGTGTAGGGATGGCTACCCTGAGCGCGATCGCCCACGAACACAGAATAAGTCCCCGGATTCAGCACACCAGGGATTTGAACCATACCCCCTGAATAAGCATCAGCCATTGCACAACGGTTTTGACCTGCCCCTGTGATCAGCAGTGTAGGTTGCCCCTGACTTTCAACCACAAAACGCAGCGGAGTGGGTTGGCTAACGACGACAACCTGACTAGGCGTACCAGAGATAAATCCACAGGAACTCGATTGAGAACCACCAGAGTTTCCAGTGACGACAACCGCAGACTGGAGAGGGGTTTGCACTGTATCGGCATGAGCAGAAGTGGCGATCGCCAATGCCATTGTCAGCGCAGCAGGAATAATAGCCCAAAAACGACGAGACTTCATACTCTCCATCTCTTAAATAATCTTTGTTACTTAATATACTATCGTTGCCAATTTTAGAAAGATGTGCATCTGTGCCACTTCCCGGAGCGTCATGAGAGGGAACGGGAAAAGCCAAAGGCTAAAAGATAAAGGATAAAAGGGGAGAAGAGAAATACCCATCTTCGACTTCTGCTTTCTGCCTTCAACGATAAATCTCATTCTATAAAAGTCAATATGTTACGAGTTGCTATCAGTCTCAGCCTACTTTCCATCAGTTTCCTGGCGTGTGACCTGAGCTATGCCTCAGATCCCTCAAACTCAACACAAGAGCTAGAAACAGTGGCAGATCCATCTCCGCTGCCCATTGTTACCGAACCCGTGTTGCCCCGCTTGTCCGAGTCTGAGATTGAAACGCTACAGACCCAACTTACAGTGGGTATTGACACCTGGTTTGGCTTGGCTGGGCTCGATAAAACACCCGCTCCACCCCCCTTCTCAGAGGCACTTCAGGCTTATCGGGAGCAGTGGGGGGCGATCAACCCT
Above is a genomic segment from Oscillatoria sp. FACHB-1407 containing:
- a CDS encoding glycosyltransferase, giving the protein MPSASKAAQIHLWVPDIFEFKGGIQVYSGFLLETIQALYPNLHYNVFLKNDTRYPRDRTFSPHTRLHFAGKYPASVRTPLFAAQLVASGVLQRPDLVITTHLNYLPAAHLLKRLTGIPYWAIAHGVEAWNIQKSSMKAALHAADQILSVSNYTRDRLLKEQNLDSAKVTLQPNTFDTSRFAIKPKPAHLLERYHLKPDQPVILTVNRLSASETYRGYDKVLEAMPLIRQTLPDVRFLIVGKGDDRPRLEQSIAQQQLQDCVTLAGFVPDEELGDYYNLCDIFAMPSKLEGFGIVYLEAMACGKPVLGGNQDGAIDALCHGELGALVDPDDAKAIAQTITQILQKQYPNPLMYQPEALRQKMIDVYGRDRFKQRLADHLEKFFQRP
- a CDS encoding GDP-mannose 4,6-dehydratase, which translates into the protein MIRTALITGITGQDGYYLSRLLLEKGYRVIGLVAPQRRNNIVKLGNLIEQIEIYPVALTDAVALLEVVEQFRPDEIYNLAAPSFVPDSWNDPLGTLDLITGSATRLLAAIHQLGLTTRVFEASSSEMFGQVDHAPQDENTPFRPMNPYAAAKLHAHWMMVHHRQRYGLFACSGILYNHESPLRLPNFVTRKVSLAAASIKLGLSDRLEMGNLQAKRDWGYAGDYVEAIWRMLQTNTPEDYVIGTGQLHSVQNLVETAFGCLDLDWTRYVSIDSKFIRSDEHFQLVANPAKAKRDLGWQPQMTFAKLIEEMVLTDLDRLRSGLIAPAVPQQP
- a CDS encoding glycosyltransferase family 4 protein, coding for MSHSESHPSTQSRYVFVFLEIFSSEGGIQSYVKDVLQGYTALKHQPPVDVFLLRDSQDCDNPFESSPIFQFHYLRGKSAKLDRIRLAIALFLHLLKHRPQQVFCGHVKLAPLVQMLCQPSGIPYTVFTYGKEVWAPLPSATRRALQQAKAIWTISRYSRDQACVANQLDPQLFRVMPCMVDGDRFTPGTKSEGWIAKYGLAGATVLMTVARLWSGDAYKGVDVTIQALPAIAQVFPKVKYLIIGRGDDQPRLAKLAADLGVSDRVVFAGFVATDDLVEHYRLADVYVMPSQEGFGIVYLEAMACGKPVLAGDADGSAEPLQDGKLGWRVPRRDPDAVAQACIEILQELSTAAVADPSDQTNPCRSNGIWLRQQAIASFGRDAFMNQLKQLFMS